The nucleotide sequence ACCTAAACCCATAGATTTAGCACTCTGATTAGCCTTTTTAAACCTTTGAAAAAGTTCGTTCGAAGAAACTTGAAGTTCTGGACCCGAATTTGAAATTGAAAGCCTTTCTTCATCTAATGAGAGACTAATATTTCCTCCTTCCCAATTATGCCGAATTGCATTATTTATCAAATTGGTAAGCAATAGTTCTATAAGAACTGGATCTGCCTGGATAATGACTCCCTCTTTAACTTCAACAATTCTTTTTATACTTTTCAATTCTACCAACTCTCTAAACTCTTCAAGCATATGCTCAAGCGTCATTGAAAGATCAATACTAGAAACGTTTATAAACTCTTTATTATCAATTTTAGTAAGTAATGAAAGAGCATTTCCCAATTGACTTAAGCGCTTAATTGTGCTTTGAGTAGAACTGATCTGCTGAATTTGTTCTTCGGTAAGATTATCTGCATCTATTAAAACCTCCAGCTTACTCTGCACAATGGCAATAGGAGTCTGGATTTCATGAGAGGCATTCTCAGAAAACTCCTTTAACGATTGGTAGTCTGATTGAACTTTGCTGGTCATTTCACTAAGAAAGGCATTGAGTCTCTTAAATTCTTTAACACTTGAAGTAGGGAATTGCATCTTTTGATCTGGTTTGGTAAGTGAGAAGCTTTTAATAGCTTCCAAAGTCAGATTAAAGGGTCTTAAAATAAAGTAAGATGCCAGAAAACCTAGAATCAAAACTGTACCGAGCAAAATCAAGTACAAGGTCAGCAGTGATTCGACAAGACCATCTCTGATATCATCTGCTTCTACGATAACGTCGTACAAACTAATAAGATAACTTTTCCCATCTACATTTCTGATAGCATCCAACCGGAGGTGCAATTCCAATCGATCAAGTTGACTATGCATTACTAAAGTATCAGAAAATGAAACGCGCTCATTTATCAGTTTTTCTAGTGGGATAACCTTCAGCTTAGTCCACTCTAAAGTGTCCTTAGGTGGCTTCCTTTCAATTCTCAATTGCATACGATCCAAGCGCTCTATTAGAAACCTACGTTGCTCAAAGTTCACTTCTCTCATCATTATATTGAAACTAATGACTCCTCCTATGATAAAGACAACCAATGATACTAATACAAATAATATGGTGATTCTTATGATTAGATTCATCTTTCATTTTTCATTTTATATCCAGCTCCATACATTGTTTTCAAATAATCATTTCCCCCTGCTTGTATGATTTTCTTTCTCAAGTTTTTTATATGCTGGTATACAAAGTCAAATGAATCCATTGTATCCATATAATCACCCCATAAGTGCTCTGCAATTGATTGTTTCGTCAATAAACGATTTTGATTTACCATAAAATAGTGAAGCAACTCATACTCCTTCTTCGTTAATTCAATAGTTGTCTCATTGATTTTTACTTCATGATTTTCCAGATTCAATTCGATTTCATTGAAGGTTAACTTTTGCTTACCTTCTTGTTTTCTCCGTCTATAAACTGCATTAGCTCTTGCATTTAACTCCGCAAGGTGAAAAGGTTTAGGTAAGTAATCGTCGGCTCCAAGTTCCAATCCTAGTAATTTATCATTGAGAGCATTTTTAGCAGATACAATCACTACGCCCATATCCGGCCAATTGTCTTTGACAATCTTCAATAATGACAGGCCATCACCATCAGGTAGCATCAAATCAAGTAACAACACATCATATGAAAATGAATAGAGTTTATCTGTTGCTTTAGATAATGAGGTCGCCACCTCACAGATATCGCCTTCTTTCAAAAAATAATTTCGAACCCC is from Marinobacter alexandrii and encodes:
- a CDS encoding HAMP domain-containing sensor histidine kinase, which codes for MNLIIRITILFVLVSLVVFIIGGVISFNIMMREVNFEQRRFLIERLDRMQLRIERKPPKDTLEWTKLKVIPLEKLINERVSFSDTLVMHSQLDRLELHLRLDAIRNVDGKSYLISLYDVIVEADDIRDGLVESLLTLYLILLGTVLILGFLASYFILRPFNLTLEAIKSFSLTKPDQKMQFPTSSVKEFKRLNAFLSEMTSKVQSDYQSLKEFSENASHEIQTPIAIVQSKLEVLIDADNLTEEQIQQISSTQSTIKRLSQLGNALSLLTKIDNKEFINVSSIDLSMTLEHMLEEFRELVELKSIKRIVEVKEGVIIQADPVLIELLLTNLINNAIRHNWEGGNISLSLDEERLSISNSGPELQVSSNELFQRFKKANQSAKSMGLGLAIVKKICDFYDYQIQYHNDADLHTIHIRF
- a CDS encoding response regulator transcription factor; its protein translation is MKLLFVEDQEELASGVRNYFLKEGDICEVATSLSKATDKLYSFSYDVLLLDLMLPDGDGLSLLKIVKDNWPDMGVVIVSAKNALNDKLLGLELGADDYLPKPFHLAELNARANAVYRRRKQEGKQKLTFNEIELNLENHEVKINETTIELTKKEYELLHYFMVNQNRLLTKQSIAEHLWGDYMDTMDSFDFVYQHIKNLRKKIIQAGGNDYLKTMYGAGYKMKNER